Proteins encoded in a region of the Mycolicibacterium duvalii genome:
- the dapF gene encoding diaminopimelate epimerase yields MKFAKGHGTQNDFVVLPDLPAAIDLAPSAVTALCDRRRGLGADGVLRVTTAGAALAAGVLARLPDGLAAEDWFMDYRNADGSVAQMCGNGVRVFAHYLHASGLEKRREFVVGSLAGPRPVLLHDADDLAADVTVEMGKANRFGSGHAVVGGRRFAGVAVDVGNPHLACVDDTLTTDELRALDVAAAVQFDHAQFPEGVNIEVLTAPTDGAVSMRVHERGVGETRSCGTGTVAAAVAALAYAQAQTGQVRVLVPGGQVQVTVTEATSFLRGPSELVAYGELSPEWWRAHGR; encoded by the coding sequence GTGAAGTTCGCGAAGGGGCACGGCACGCAGAACGACTTCGTCGTGCTGCCCGACCTGCCGGCCGCGATCGACCTGGCGCCGTCCGCGGTGACCGCGTTGTGCGACCGCAGGCGCGGGCTGGGCGCCGACGGGGTCCTGCGGGTCACGACGGCCGGTGCCGCGCTGGCCGCCGGGGTATTGGCCCGGCTCCCCGACGGACTGGCCGCCGAGGACTGGTTCATGGACTACCGCAACGCCGACGGGTCCGTCGCGCAGATGTGCGGCAACGGGGTGCGGGTGTTCGCCCATTACCTGCACGCCAGCGGGTTGGAGAAACGTCGGGAGTTCGTCGTCGGGTCGTTGGCCGGGCCGCGCCCGGTGCTGTTGCACGACGCCGACGACCTGGCCGCCGACGTGACCGTCGAGATGGGCAAGGCCAACCGGTTCGGCTCCGGCCACGCCGTGGTCGGGGGTCGCCGGTTCGCCGGGGTGGCCGTCGACGTGGGCAACCCGCACCTGGCGTGTGTCGACGACACCCTCACCACCGACGAGTTGCGGGCCCTCGACGTGGCTGCCGCCGTGCAGTTCGACCACGCCCAGTTTCCCGAGGGCGTCAACATCGAGGTGCTGACCGCGCCGACCGACGGTGCGGTCTCGATGCGCGTCCACGAGCGGGGAGTGGGCGAGACGCGGTCGTGCGGTACCGGTACGGTCGCCGCGGCCGTAGCCGCGCTGGCCTACGCGCAGGCACAGACCGGGCAGGTGCGGGTACTCGTCCCCGGCGGGCAGGTGCAGGTCACGGTCACCGAAGCCACCAGCTTCCTGCGCGGGCCCTCGGAGCTGGTCGCGTACGGAGAGCTGTCACCGGAATGGTGGAGAGCCCACGGACGTTAA
- a CDS encoding DUF349 domain-containing protein gives MTTTEPGGAHEGDQQADQHAEPIPPPAARPIPRPTARPIPRPAAKPMPRPAAAKAPVVTVPSSDPHRFGRVDPDGTVWLITAAGERSIGSWQAGDPEAAFAHFGRRFDDLHTEVVLLENRLDSGSGDARKIRSAAKALAESLPDAHVLGDVDALAARLADIVERADHASAQEKARREEQRAAQTARKEALAAEAEELGANSTQWKAAGDRLRAILDEWKTITGLDRKTDDALWKRYSAARDTFNRRRGSHFAELDRERAGAKQAKEALCVRAEELCDSTEWGPTSALFRELLAEWKAAGRAAKDVDDALWQRFKAAQDTFFSARNAASAERDAEFRANAAAKEALLAEAEKIDSSDLDAARAALRTIGDKWDAIGKVPRERAADLERRLRAVEKKIRDAPTGGVDPEAQARADQFRARAEQFERQAAKADAAGRTKDAEEARASAQQWRQWAEAAVEALGKRRN, from the coding sequence ATGACGACCACCGAACCGGGCGGAGCACACGAAGGCGACCAGCAGGCCGACCAGCACGCCGAGCCCATCCCGCCGCCCGCCGCCAGGCCCATCCCGCGACCCACCGCCAGGCCCATCCCGCGGCCTGCCGCCAAGCCCATGCCGCGGCCTGCCGCGGCCAAGGCACCGGTGGTCACCGTCCCGTCCAGCGACCCGCACCGCTTCGGCCGCGTCGATCCCGACGGCACCGTGTGGCTGATCACCGCCGCAGGTGAACGCAGCATCGGGTCGTGGCAGGCCGGCGACCCGGAGGCCGCGTTCGCGCACTTCGGCCGCCGTTTCGACGACCTGCACACCGAGGTGGTGCTGCTGGAAAACCGTCTGGACTCGGGGTCCGGGGATGCCCGCAAGATCCGGTCGGCGGCCAAGGCGCTGGCCGAGAGCCTGCCCGACGCGCACGTGCTCGGCGATGTCGACGCACTGGCGGCGCGGCTGGCCGACATCGTCGAACGGGCCGACCATGCCAGCGCGCAGGAGAAGGCGCGCCGCGAAGAGCAGCGCGCCGCCCAGACCGCCCGCAAGGAGGCGCTGGCCGCCGAGGCCGAGGAGCTGGGTGCCAACTCCACGCAGTGGAAGGCCGCCGGTGACCGGCTGCGCGCGATCCTCGACGAGTGGAAGACGATCACCGGGCTGGACCGCAAGACCGACGACGCGCTGTGGAAGCGCTATTCGGCGGCCCGCGACACCTTCAACCGGCGGCGCGGATCGCATTTCGCCGAACTCGACCGGGAGCGCGCCGGCGCCAAGCAGGCCAAGGAGGCGCTGTGCGTGCGCGCTGAGGAGCTGTGCGACTCCACCGAGTGGGGGCCCACCTCGGCGCTGTTCCGGGAGCTGCTGGCCGAGTGGAAGGCCGCCGGCCGCGCCGCCAAGGATGTCGACGATGCACTCTGGCAGCGGTTCAAGGCCGCCCAGGACACGTTCTTCTCCGCCCGCAACGCCGCGTCAGCCGAACGCGACGCCGAGTTCCGCGCCAACGCCGCAGCCAAGGAGGCGCTGCTGGCCGAGGCCGAGAAGATCGACAGCTCCGACCTGGACGCGGCGCGCGCCGCGTTGCGCACCATCGGCGACAAGTGGGATGCGATCGGTAAGGTGCCGCGCGAACGCGCCGCCGACCTCGAGCGCCGGCTGCGCGCCGTGGAGAAGAAGATCCGCGACGCCCCCACCGGCGGTGTGGACCCGGAGGCGCAGGCGCGTGCCGACCAGTTCCGCGCCCGTGCCGAGCAGTTCGAACGCCAGGCCGCCAAAGCCGACGCCGCGGGCCGGACGAAAGACGCCGAGGAGGCGCGCGCGAGCGCCCAGCAGTGGCGTCAGTGGGCCGAGGCCGCCGTCGAGGCGCTGGGTAAGCGACGCAACTGA
- a CDS encoding DMT family transporter yields the protein MATADIAALLALAAAFFVAVGDVIHQRSAQQVTDEPVGHVALFAQLLRDRRWWVGSAVAAGGFALQAAALGLGSVLLVQALLVTSLLFALPLHARLDDRRVSRWEWAWAALLAAAVGVVVTVGNPTAGQTRASVEAWLEVAAVLGPVLVLCLLGARCASGPVSAVLLGVAAGALWGVFAVLTKTVVHRLDVTSWDGVATLLATPELYAWVLVAVGGTILQQAAFRAGALTASLPAMTITEPIVACGLGVAVLSETLRPGEAGWFTLVVAVAVMVVATTALARGEAATHQPA from the coding sequence ATGGCCACGGCCGATATCGCAGCGCTGCTCGCGCTCGCCGCCGCGTTCTTCGTCGCCGTCGGAGACGTCATCCACCAGAGGTCCGCGCAACAGGTCACCGACGAACCGGTCGGCCACGTGGCGCTGTTCGCCCAGCTCCTGCGTGACCGGCGCTGGTGGGTCGGCAGCGCGGTCGCCGCAGGAGGCTTCGCGTTGCAGGCCGCGGCGCTGGGGCTGGGGTCGGTGCTGCTGGTACAGGCGTTGCTGGTCACCTCGCTGCTGTTCGCGCTGCCTCTGCACGCCCGGCTCGACGACCGCCGGGTGTCGCGCTGGGAATGGGCGTGGGCCGCACTGCTGGCCGCCGCCGTGGGCGTGGTGGTGACGGTGGGCAATCCCACCGCCGGCCAGACGCGGGCGTCGGTGGAGGCCTGGCTGGAAGTGGCGGCGGTGCTGGGCCCGGTGCTGGTCCTGTGCCTGCTCGGGGCTCGGTGCGCGTCGGGGCCGGTCAGCGCGGTGCTGCTGGGGGTGGCCGCCGGAGCGCTGTGGGGGGTGTTCGCGGTGCTGACCAAAACGGTGGTGCACCGGCTCGATGTGACCAGCTGGGACGGGGTGGCCACGCTGCTGGCCACGCCCGAGCTCTACGCGTGGGTGCTGGTGGCCGTCGGCGGCACCATCCTGCAGCAGGCGGCGTTCCGGGCCGGCGCGCTGACCGCCTCGCTGCCGGCGATGACGATCACCGAGCCGATCGTGGCGTGCGGGCTGGGGGTCGCGGTGCTCTCCGAAACGTTGCGTCCCGGCGAGGCGGGCTGGTTCACGCTGGTCGTGGCGGTGGCCGTGATGGTCGTGGCGACCACCGCGTTGGCCCGCGGGGAGGCCGCCACCCACCAGCCGGCATGA
- the miaA gene encoding tRNA (adenosine(37)-N6)-dimethylallyltransferase MiaA, translating into MRPLALVGPTGTGKSDLALAVAERVGLPVEVVNADAMQLYRGMDIGTAKLPVAQRRGIPHHQLDVLEVTETASVARYQQAAAADIEAVLARGALPIVVGGSMLYVQSLLDDWAFPATDPAVRARWEARLAEVGVGELHRELGRVDPAAAASILPTDGRRIVRALEVVELTGQPFAASAPRIGPPRWGTVIIGLDWPTEVLDRRLARRTEKMFADGLVEEVLGLLPRGLRGGVTASRALGYAQVLADLDAGGDGSGAREPTFVGTRRYVRRQRSWFRRDHRVTWLDGGADDVADAAVRCWRAVS; encoded by the coding sequence GTGCGGCCGCTGGCCCTCGTCGGACCGACCGGAACCGGTAAGTCCGACCTGGCGCTCGCCGTCGCCGAGCGGGTGGGCCTGCCGGTCGAGGTGGTCAACGCCGACGCGATGCAGCTCTATCGCGGCATGGACATCGGTACCGCAAAGCTGCCGGTCGCCCAGCGCCGTGGGATTCCGCACCACCAGCTCGACGTGCTGGAGGTCACCGAGACCGCCAGCGTGGCCCGCTATCAGCAGGCCGCCGCCGCCGACATCGAGGCCGTCCTGGCCCGCGGGGCGCTGCCGATCGTCGTCGGCGGGTCCATGCTCTACGTCCAGTCGCTGCTGGACGACTGGGCGTTCCCGGCCACCGACCCGGCGGTGCGGGCCCGGTGGGAGGCCCGGCTGGCCGAGGTCGGTGTCGGCGAACTGCACCGCGAACTCGGCCGGGTCGACCCCGCGGCGGCCGCGTCGATCCTGCCCACCGACGGCCGGCGCATCGTGCGCGCGCTGGAAGTGGTCGAGCTGACCGGGCAACCGTTCGCTGCGTCGGCGCCGCGGATCGGACCGCCGCGGTGGGGCACCGTGATCATCGGATTGGATTGGCCCACTGAGGTTCTCGATCGGCGGCTGGCTCGGCGCACCGAGAAGATGTTCGCCGACGGGCTGGTCGAGGAGGTGCTCGGGCTGCTGCCGCGCGGGTTGCGCGGCGGGGTGACCGCATCCCGTGCGCTGGGTTACGCGCAGGTGCTCGCCGACCTCGATGCCGGCGGTGACGGCAGCGGTGCGCGCGAACCCACGTTCGTGGGGACCCGCCGCTACGTGCGCCGCCAGCGCTCCTGGTTCCGCCGCGACCACCGGGTCACCTGGCTCGACGGCGGCGCCGACGACGTGGCGGACGCGGCTGTTCGATGCTGGCGCGCCGTATCCTGA
- the miaB gene encoding tRNA (N6-isopentenyl adenosine(37)-C2)-methylthiotransferase MiaB encodes MGPVTSMVTQQTYGADPARDTRTFQVRTYGCQMNVHDSERLAGLLEAAGYRRADDGADADVVVFNTCAVRENADNKLYGNLSHLAPRKQSDPRMQIAVGGCLAQKDRDAVLKKAPWVDVVFGTHNIGSLPALLERARHNRVAQVEIAEALREFPSALPASRESSYAAWVSISVGCNNTCTFCIVPSLRGKEVDRRPTDVLAEVRSLVEQGVLEVTLLGQNVNAYGVSFADGDQPRDRGAFAKLLRACGDIDGLERLRFTSPHPAEFTDDVIEAMADTPNVCPTLHMPLQSGSDRILRAMRRSYRADRFLGIIDRVRAAIPHAAITTDLIVGFPGETEADFQATLDVVAAARFASAFTFQYSKRPGTPAAELDDQIPKSVVSERYQRLIALQEKISLDENEAQVGRTVEVLVATGEGRKDASTARLSGRARDGRLVHFAPDDLREQIRPGDILTTTVTGAAPHHLIADAGVLSHRRTRAGDAHAAGQRPRTGVGLGMPGIGAPAPAEPAAPGCGL; translated from the coding sequence ATGGGGCCGGTGACTTCCATGGTGACGCAGCAGACGTACGGGGCCGACCCCGCGCGCGACACGCGCACCTTCCAGGTCAGAACCTACGGCTGTCAGATGAACGTGCACGACTCCGAACGGCTTGCGGGCCTGTTGGAGGCGGCCGGTTACCGTCGCGCCGATGACGGCGCCGACGCCGACGTCGTGGTGTTCAACACCTGCGCGGTGCGGGAGAACGCTGACAACAAGTTGTACGGGAACCTCAGCCATCTGGCTCCGCGCAAGCAATCCGACCCGCGGATGCAGATCGCGGTCGGCGGGTGTCTTGCGCAGAAGGACCGGGACGCGGTCCTGAAGAAAGCGCCGTGGGTCGACGTGGTGTTCGGCACGCACAACATCGGCTCACTGCCCGCGTTGCTCGAACGCGCCCGGCACAATCGCGTCGCGCAGGTCGAAATCGCCGAGGCATTGCGGGAATTCCCGTCTGCGCTTCCTGCCAGTCGCGAATCATCTTATGCCGCCTGGGTTTCCATTTCGGTCGGCTGCAACAACACCTGTACGTTCTGCATCGTCCCGTCGTTGCGCGGTAAAGAGGTGGACCGCCGTCCGACCGATGTGCTGGCCGAGGTGCGGTCGCTCGTCGAGCAGGGGGTGTTGGAGGTCACCCTCCTGGGCCAGAACGTCAACGCCTACGGCGTCTCCTTCGCCGACGGGGATCAGCCGCGGGACCGGGGTGCGTTCGCGAAACTGCTGCGCGCCTGTGGCGACATCGACGGCCTCGAACGGCTGCGGTTCACCTCGCCGCATCCGGCGGAGTTCACCGATGACGTGATCGAGGCGATGGCCGATACGCCGAATGTGTGCCCGACCCTGCACATGCCGCTGCAGTCGGGCTCGGACCGCATCCTGCGGGCCATGCGGCGGTCCTACCGCGCCGACCGCTTCCTGGGCATCATCGACCGAGTGCGGGCGGCGATTCCGCACGCCGCCATCACCACCGACCTGATCGTCGGGTTTCCCGGCGAGACCGAAGCCGACTTCCAGGCGACACTCGACGTGGTGGCCGCGGCGCGATTCGCGAGCGCGTTCACCTTCCAATACTCGAAGCGGCCCGGCACCCCCGCGGCCGAGCTCGACGATCAGATCCCCAAATCCGTTGTCAGCGAACGTTATCAACGATTGATCGCACTACAGGAGAAGATCTCGCTGGACGAGAACGAGGCCCAGGTGGGCCGCACCGTGGAAGTGCTGGTCGCCACCGGGGAAGGCCGTAAGGACGCCAGCACCGCCCGGCTGTCCGGCCGCGCCCGAGACGGCAGGCTGGTGCACTTCGCGCCCGACGACCTGCGCGAGCAGATCCGGCCGGGCGACATCCTCACCACCACCGTCACCGGCGCCGCACCGCACCATCTGATCGCCGACGCCGGCGTCCTCAGCCACCGGCGCACCCGGGCAGGGGACGCGCACGCCGCCGGGCAGCGGCCGCGTACCGGCGTCGGTCTGGGTATGCCGGGAATCGGAGCGCCCGCACCGGCGGAGCCGGCGGCACCGGGGTGTGGGCTGTGA
- a CDS encoding Rv2732c family membrane protein, which yields MWAVSTPNEHDDFESYKGDIEDVERRVAGEFDAGIRALVVAVLVFIVLLSFLLPHTGGARGFDVLAFTEAADREGVALPSRVFAVLAIVFSVGFSILALLTRRWAVAWVALAGSAVACVIGMLAVWSRQTAAEPYPGPGIGLVIGWLAVILLTFHWARVVWTRTALQMAAEEERRQRARENQGKGLLDLGKDDRPEDPDRPAG from the coding sequence GTGTGGGCTGTGAGCACCCCGAACGAACACGACGACTTCGAGTCCTACAAGGGCGACATCGAAGACGTCGAGCGCCGGGTCGCCGGGGAGTTCGACGCCGGCATCCGGGCGTTGGTCGTCGCGGTGCTGGTGTTCATCGTGTTGCTGTCGTTCCTGCTTCCGCACACCGGTGGGGCCAGGGGCTTCGACGTCCTGGCCTTCACCGAGGCGGCTGACCGCGAGGGCGTTGCGCTGCCCTCGCGGGTGTTCGCCGTCCTGGCCATCGTGTTCTCGGTCGGGTTCTCGATCCTCGCGCTGCTCACCCGCCGCTGGGCGGTGGCCTGGGTGGCGCTGGCGGGGTCGGCGGTGGCGTGTGTGATCGGGATGCTGGCCGTGTGGTCACGCCAGACCGCCGCCGAGCCGTATCCGGGGCCCGGCATCGGGCTCGTGATCGGCTGGCTGGCGGTGATTCTGCTGACCTTCCACTGGGCCCGCGTGGTGTGGACGCGGACCGCGCTGCAGATGGCCGCCGAAGAAGAGCGTCGCCAACGGGCGCGCGAAAACCAGGGCAAAGGGCTGCTGGATCTGGGCAAGGACGACCGTCCCGAGGATCCGGACCGGCCGGCCGGCTGA